The following proteins are encoded in a genomic region of Triticum dicoccoides isolate Atlit2015 ecotype Zavitan chromosome 1B, WEW_v2.0, whole genome shotgun sequence:
- the LOC119338616 gene encoding uncharacterized protein LOC119338616: MAPDLAAANRRVMEDLTKKYGVTPETIDYVTLGPVCVEPRRIVKVPRPPIPSAGTEGPPRRQPRAEPSPLEAALLDTVHRHHLQALAMMDREIVGRHARGMLLAGYAYGLHDPVCNILANCLWHDAVFPASSSQEVRQPMMLSCKAIFRLARRSLDALVAFMRAYAPTLSAEEAMSYLSRSHGNLHHAAVLVDREGVFHTNRMDDAFRAAILAAHLPSDAAREAQFFFIVNCAPTDAFLAKHGIHGHPLAFGLSDLRPQSNSSLIVLEFVKLVVSSLALTQPPPSSPSLSQGAYRALRIKMHAFKGDQEFCLGIVNIALKKLAFQFGELYQIHLLCGKSLVTLVPDSYYHVNFLASLESEPNQPKLFFAEIRASLQDVDDVTLCCPVTLSGRTGGCSACEYLGMKLIHPVDEKFNGQCDFTKGRDPHIAELFRKDPTSEFDVPLIDDYIFVELDQHPEVTTFLETTYSYMSDDQVDLSLLWFENYLP, from the exons ATGGCGCCCGATTTGGCGGCGGCGAATCGCCGTGTGATGGAGGATTTGACAAAGAAATATGGAGTGACTCCCGAAACCATCGACTATGTGACCCTTGGCCCGGTGTGCGTCGAGCCCCGCCGCATCGTGAAGGTGCCTCGTCCTCCGATCCCTTCCGCCGGCACGGAGGGGCCGCCGAGGCGTCAGCCCCGGGCGGAGCCGAGCCCGCTCGAGGCAGCGCTGCTGGACACCGTTCACCGGCACCACCTCCAGGCGCTCGCCATGATGGACCGCGAGATCGTCGGCCGGCACGCGCGCGGCATGCTGCTCGCGGGCTACGCCTACGGCCTCCACGACCCCGTCTGCAACATCCTCGCCAACTGTCTCTGGCACGATGCGGTGTTCCCCGCTTCCTCGAGCCAGGAGGTTCGTCAGCCCATGATGCTGAGCTGCAAGGCCATATTCCGCCTGGCTCGCCGCTCCCTCGATGCCCTCGTCGCCTTCATGAGGGCGTACGCGCCCACCCTGTCTGCTGAAGAGGCCATGTCCTACCTGAGCAGAAGCCATGGCAACCTTCACCATGCCGCCGTGCTTGTTGACAGAGAAggtgttttccacacaaaccgcatGGACGACGCCTTCAGGGCTGCCATTCTGGCAGCGCATCTCCCTAGTGACGCAGCTCGCGAGGCTCAATTCTTTTTCATTGTCAACTGTGCTCCTACAGATGCTTTTCTTGCAAAGCATGGAATTCATGGTCACCCATTAGCTTTTGGATTATCTGACCTCAGGCCGCAAAGCAATTCATCGCTTATAGTGCTTGAATTTGTCAAGTTGGTTGTTTCCAGTTTAGCTCTCACACAGCCGCCACCAAGCTCGCCGAGCCTAAGCCAAGGAGCATATAGAGCGTTAAGGATCAAGATGCATGCCTTCAAGGGGGATCAGGAGTTTTGCCTTGGTATAGTAAACATCGCACTCAAGAAACTTGCGTTCCAGTTTGGG GAACTTTATCAGATTCATCTACTATGCGGCAAAAGTTTGGTTACTTTGGTTCCTGACAGCTATTATCATGTCAACTTCTTGGcatctcttgagagcgagcctaatCAGCCTAAGCTGTTTTTTGCTGAGATTCGTGCTTCACTTCAAGATGTGGATGATGTGACCTTGTGCTGTCCCGTGACATTATCAGGAAGAACTG GTGGATGCTCTGCTTGTGAGTATCTGGGAATGAAACTCATCCATCCTGTAGATGAGAAGTTCAATGGACAATGTGACTTCACTAAGGGTAGAGACCCACACATTGCTGAACTTTTCAGGAAAGACCCTACCTCAGAGTTTGATGTTCCACTGATTGATGATTACATTTTCGTTGAGCTTGATCAACACCCTGAGGTTACAACCTTCCTGGAGACCACTTACTCCTATATGAGTGATGATCAAGTGGACCTGAGTCTTTTGTGGTTTGAAAATTATCTGCCTTAA